One window from the genome of Chloroflexota bacterium encodes:
- the mftG gene encoding mycofactocin system GMC family oxidoreductase MftG has protein sequence MQYDYIVIGAGSAGSIMATRLSEDPSKSVLLLEAGPDYAEIDQLPDEVRNGYATGIDVMTSDHNWQFWGQPTPIADQMMVPRGKVTGGSSAINGQVFLRGMPEDYDSWASLGNDQWSYEKILPFFRKLETDMDFSDDFHGTEGPIIAHRFKDPTTWPPMQTAFYNAAKAEGFPDGPDQNNPDVTGIGPTPYNNPNGIRWSTNIGYLGMSRHRLNLTIRPNCTTHRIIVENGRATGVDVESGGERFVVTGDEIVLSTGAIASPQILMLSGIGPAEHLTEMGIPVVHDAPGVGQNLRDHPVVWVTWRTKPEIDLESLALAPRSQLMLRYTATGSDLRNDMKITMSNFATARVDRGGHRMVPVGVRMSIILDLAVGSGELKLASADANVQPSLFYNYFAEEFDRQRSREGIRMALKLIEHPDFNDIIEERIEPLDADLESNDALDQYMMREATTGQHISGTCKMGPASDPMAVVGQNGRVHGIAGLRVVDASIMPDCIRANTNVTTMMIGERIADMVTSGS, from the coding sequence ATGCAGTACGACTATATCGTTATAGGCGCAGGGTCGGCGGGTTCGATTATGGCGACCAGGCTATCGGAAGACCCGAGCAAGTCGGTGCTGCTGCTGGAAGCAGGACCCGACTACGCGGAGATAGACCAGCTTCCCGACGAAGTGCGCAACGGCTATGCAACCGGCATCGATGTGATGACCAGCGACCACAATTGGCAGTTCTGGGGGCAGCCCACGCCCATCGCGGACCAGATGATGGTGCCGCGCGGCAAGGTCACCGGCGGCTCTAGCGCCATCAACGGGCAAGTGTTCCTGCGCGGCATGCCCGAAGACTACGACTCCTGGGCGTCGCTCGGCAACGACCAGTGGTCTTATGAGAAGATTCTGCCATTCTTCCGCAAGCTCGAAACGGACATGGACTTCTCCGACGACTTCCACGGCACGGAGGGCCCGATTATCGCGCACCGCTTCAAGGATCCGACGACCTGGCCACCCATGCAGACTGCGTTCTACAACGCGGCAAAGGCAGAGGGCTTCCCGGACGGGCCGGACCAGAACAACCCCGATGTTACAGGCATAGGCCCCACGCCGTACAACAACCCGAACGGCATTCGCTGGAGCACGAACATCGGCTATCTAGGCATGTCTCGGCATCGGCTGAACCTGACGATTCGCCCGAACTGCACCACGCATCGCATCATCGTGGAGAACGGTCGCGCGACAGGCGTCGATGTTGAAAGCGGCGGCGAGCGGTTTGTAGTAACCGGCGACGAGATTGTTCTGAGCACCGGCGCGATCGCGTCTCCACAGATACTAATGTTGTCCGGCATCGGTCCCGCCGAGCATCTGACCGAGATGGGCATCCCCGTGGTGCACGACGCGCCCGGCGTTGGGCAGAACCTGCGCGATCATCCCGTCGTCTGGGTTACATGGCGCACCAAGCCCGAAATCGACTTGGAAAGCCTGGCGCTCGCACCGCGCAGCCAACTGATGCTGCGCTACACCGCGACCGGCTCCGACCTGCGCAACGACATGAAAATCACGATGTCGAACTTTGCCACAGCGCGCGTCGATAGAGGCGGGCATCGCATGGTGCCGGTCGGCGTGCGAATGTCCATCATCCTAGACCTCGCCGTAGGCTCGGGCGAGCTGAAACTCGCCTCTGCGGACGCCAATGTGCAGCCTTCGCTGTTCTACAACTACTTCGCCGAAGAATTCGACCGGCAGCGCTCGCGCGAGGGCATCCGCATGGCGCTGAAGCTGATAGAGCATCCGGACTTCAACGACATCATCGAAGAGCGCATAGAACCGCTGGATGCGGACTTGGAATCGAACGACGCGCTGGACCAGTACATGATGCGCGAGGCGACGACGGGTCAGCACATATCCGGCACTTGCAAGATGGGCCCCGCGTCCGACCCGATGGCGGTCGTGGGACAGAACGGCCGAGTGCACGGCATAGCGGGCTTGCGCGTAGTGGACGCATCCATAATGCCCGACTGCATCCGTGCCAACACAAACGTAACAACCATGATGATAGGCGAGCGCATAGCCGACATGGTGACGAGCGGGAGCTGA
- a CDS encoding glucose 1-dehydrogenase, translated as MRLEGKVAIITGGANGMGAEECRIFAREGAKVVIADILEDEGRQLEAEIAESGGDAVFARLDVTDEDNWNAVVADSVARYGKLDILVNNAGIGRGSGPDPLSVDAWDALMNINAKGVFLGMKHAIPAMKNAGGGSIVNISSISGIVGQKQVHMGYNASKGAVRIVTKSAAVQYAQDGIRVNSVHPGLMPPMLTSAANTPGIRSEMLAGIPMGRTGEREEVGYAVLFLASDEASYITGAELVVDGGWTAT; from the coding sequence ATGAGGCTTGAAGGCAAGGTTGCGATTATTACGGGCGGCGCTAACGGCATGGGCGCGGAAGAGTGCCGCATTTTTGCGCGTGAAGGCGCTAAAGTCGTCATCGCGGACATACTCGAAGACGAAGGGCGGCAGCTCGAAGCGGAGATTGCCGAGTCCGGCGGTGATGCTGTGTTCGCGCGGCTCGATGTTACGGACGAAGACAACTGGAACGCGGTCGTCGCCGATTCTGTGGCGCGCTACGGCAAGCTCGACATTCTGGTGAACAACGCAGGCATTGGCAGAGGCAGCGGCCCCGATCCTTTGAGCGTGGACGCTTGGGACGCGCTGATGAACATCAACGCCAAAGGCGTGTTCCTCGGCATGAAGCACGCCATACCCGCGATGAAGAACGCGGGCGGCGGCTCCATAGTGAACATATCGTCCATCAGCGGCATCGTCGGGCAGAAGCAGGTTCACATGGGCTACAACGCATCCAAGGGCGCGGTGCGTATCGTCACCAAGTCGGCGGCGGTGCAATACGCGCAAGACGGCATCCGCGTGAACTCCGTGCATCCGGGCTTAATGCCGCCTATGCTCACATCAGCGGCGAACACGCCGGGCATCCGCAGCGAAATGCTCGCCGGCATACCGATGGGCAGAACCGGCGAGCGCGAAGAAGTGGGCTACGCCGTGCTGTTCTTGGCGTCCGACGAGGCGTCGTACATCACCGGCGCAGAACTGGTCGTAGATGGCGGCTGGACTGCGACATAA
- a CDS encoding putative hydro-lyase — MTLTALPENPADLRRMMRDGDLVQPTSGMAPGHVQANLAILPRDLAFDFLLFCQRNPRPCPLLEVVEAGEVEPREFAPGADIRTDLPLYRVYEHGELTAEITDLREFWRDDLVSFLLGCSFSFETALMRVGMEMRHMTCGTNVPMFITNIDAASAGAFSGPMVVSMRPIPQEQVVRAVQVTSRFPAVHGAPVHVGEPAAIGIGDIYAPDFGEPVEFKDGEVPVFWACGVTPQAVAMNAKPPLMITHAPGHMFITDKMDEDLAVI; from the coding sequence ATGACACTCACAGCCCTGCCCGAAAACCCAGCCGACCTGCGCCGTATGATGCGCGACGGCGACTTAGTCCAGCCCACGAGCGGCATGGCGCCCGGTCATGTGCAGGCGAATCTCGCCATCTTGCCGCGCGATCTCGCCTTCGACTTCCTGCTGTTCTGCCAGCGCAACCCGCGTCCCTGCCCACTGCTCGAAGTGGTGGAAGCGGGCGAAGTCGAGCCGCGCGAGTTTGCCCCCGGCGCGGACATCCGCACCGACCTGCCGCTCTACCGCGTCTATGAGCACGGCGAGCTGACCGCCGAAATCACCGATTTGCGCGAGTTCTGGCGCGACGACCTCGTGTCGTTCCTGCTCGGCTGCAGCTTCTCGTTCGAGACGGCGCTGATGCGAGTCGGCATGGAGATGCGCCACATGACCTGCGGCACGAATGTCCCGATGTTCATCACCAACATCGACGCGGCATCGGCGGGCGCGTTCAGCGGGCCGATGGTCGTGTCGATGCGCCCCATCCCGCAGGAGCAGGTCGTGCGCGCGGTGCAGGTAACGTCGCGCTTCCCCGCAGTGCATGGCGCGCCGGTGCATGTCGGCGAGCCGGCAGCTATCGGCATCGGCGACATCTACGCGCCCGACTTCGGCGAGCCGGTCGAGTTCAAAGACGGCGAGGTGCCTGTGTTCTGGGCATGCGGCGTAACCCCGCAAGCCGTCGCCATGAACGCCAAGCCGCCCCTGATGATTACGCACGCGCCGGGGCACATGTTCATCACTGATAAGATGGATGAGGATTTGGCGGTGATTTAG
- a CDS encoding PIN domain nuclease, translated as MIFIDTSAWVEFLRDAGSPVCDLVDELLANEIAICDAVRMEVLAGARDESHLTSLRRLLARAKTIPTQSTDYDAAAVLYRRCRRQGETVRKLIDCLIGAVAIRAGLPILHSDADFETLARHTELQVHPSASEQSV; from the coding sequence ATGATTTTCATCGACACTTCAGCCTGGGTGGAGTTTCTTAGGGATGCGGGTTCCCCTGTATGCGATCTTGTCGATGAACTGCTGGCAAACGAAATCGCAATATGCGACGCTGTAAGGATGGAGGTGTTGGCAGGTGCGCGAGACGAGTCACACCTGACGAGCCTACGGCGGCTGTTGGCGCGCGCGAAAACTATACCAACACAGTCTACGGATTATGATGCCGCCGCCGTCCTGTATCGTCGCTGCCGAAGGCAAGGCGAGACCGTCCGTAAGTTGATTGACTGTCTCATTGGCGCCGTAGCTATACGCGCAGGCTTGCCGATTCTGCACAGCGACGCAGACTTTGAAACGCTGGCGCGTCATACGGAATTGCAAGTCCATCCTTCTGCGTCAGAGCAGAGCGTGTAG
- a CDS encoding ribbon-helix-helix protein, CopG family yields the protein MPTKRRNTATITFSLSPEMAQELREVVKEEDRTVSELLREAIRLYMEEREWRIRERMERLRSRQKGQEQE from the coding sequence ATGCCCACCAAGCGCAGGAACACCGCCACCATCACCTTCTCGCTCTCACCGGAAATGGCGCAGGAGCTGAGGGAGGTGGTCAAGGAGGAAGACCGCACCGTAAGCGAGCTTCTCCGCGAGGCCATCCGCCTCTACATGGAGGAACGCGAGTGGCGAATACGGGAAAGAATGGAAAGGCTCAGGTCCCGGCAGAAGGGACAGGAACAGGAGTGA
- a CDS encoding winged helix-turn-helix domain-containing protein, translating into MSKHTYTSPLPLSAARAVVLHAQQLDAPLADGAPDADAIYDTVERVGWVQLDTLQMVRRSQYVALWSRLGAYDTAEFDRLIFGEGTINSDTDGGDNGNERRLFEYWMHAACVIPLTLYRFAIPTMRRHANPLGKRRREWLEDPANIETLDAVMQHVREHGLARSADFERTDGRRGTWWDWKPAKVALEHLYNTGELTIANRVNFQRIYGITETVLPCWVDTTPPSEEEAYLTLLDKSARALGVCSPMQIPDYFHMKRTPAKPLVQRMLDEGTLVGVDVHMPDGTVAAQVVHRANLSLLERAADGEMSPQRTTFLSPFDSLFWAKGRDVQFWGFRQILEAYKPAPIREWGYFCLPILRNGELIGRFDPKLERKDATLRLKHIYLEPGIKPDDAIVADIAVAMRSFLSFHAATDLVIEQSTPRGLRRKVLAAMR; encoded by the coding sequence ATGTCTAAACACACATACACATCGCCGCTACCACTATCCGCTGCGCGCGCCGTTGTGCTGCATGCGCAGCAGCTTGATGCGCCGTTGGCGGATGGCGCGCCGGATGCCGATGCGATTTACGATACGGTCGAGCGCGTGGGATGGGTGCAGCTCGATACGCTGCAGATGGTGCGCCGCAGCCAGTATGTCGCGCTGTGGAGCAGGCTCGGCGCGTACGATACCGCAGAATTCGACAGGCTGATTTTCGGCGAGGGCACGATAAACTCCGACACGGACGGCGGCGACAACGGCAATGAGCGCCGCTTGTTCGAGTATTGGATGCACGCGGCCTGCGTGATTCCACTGACGCTGTACCGCTTCGCCATCCCTACGATGCGCCGGCACGCCAATCCGCTAGGCAAGCGGCGGCGCGAGTGGCTGGAAGACCCGGCTAATATCGAGACGCTGGACGCCGTGATGCAGCATGTGCGAGAGCATGGGCTGGCGCGGTCCGCCGATTTCGAGCGCACGGACGGCAGACGCGGCACATGGTGGGATTGGAAGCCCGCGAAAGTCGCGCTGGAGCATCTGTACAACACCGGCGAACTCACCATCGCCAATCGTGTCAACTTCCAGCGCATCTACGGCATCACGGAAACCGTATTGCCGTGCTGGGTGGACACCACGCCGCCAAGCGAGGAAGAGGCGTACCTGACGCTGCTTGACAAGTCCGCGCGGGCGCTCGGCGTCTGCTCGCCGATGCAGATTCCGGACTACTTTCACATGAAGCGCACGCCCGCCAAGCCGCTTGTGCAGCGCATGTTAGACGAGGGCACGCTGGTCGGCGTGGATGTGCATATGCCCGATGGCACGGTCGCCGCACAGGTCGTACATCGCGCGAATCTGTCTCTGCTAGAGCGCGCCGCAGACGGCGAAATGTCACCGCAGCGCACGACATTCCTGTCGCCGTTCGACAGTCTATTCTGGGCGAAGGGACGCGATGTGCAATTCTGGGGATTCCGCCAAATCCTCGAGGCGTACAAGCCTGCACCAATCCGCGAGTGGGGCTATTTCTGCCTGCCGATACTGCGCAACGGCGAGCTTATCGGCCGCTTCGACCCGAAGCTAGAGCGCAAGGACGCTACGCTGCGCCTCAAGCACATCTACCTCGAGCCGGGCATCAAGCCCGACGACGCCATAGTAGCCGACATCGCCGTCGCAATGCGCAGCTTCCTATCATTCCACGCCGCCACAGACCTAGTCATCGAACAAAGCACACCGCGCGGATTGCGGCGCAAGGTGCTGGCGGCGATGCGGTAG
- a CDS encoding glucose 1-dehydrogenase, with amino-acid sequence MRLEGKVAIITGGANGMGAEECRILSREGAKVVIADVMEDEGRQVEAEIAESGGDAVFMRLDVTDEDNWNTVVADTVARFDKLDILVNNAGISGSHNPDTMSTEAWDTFMDINAKGVFLGMKCAIPKMKNAGGGSIVNISSISGIVGQQGNHMGYNASKGAVRIVTKSAAVQYAQDGIRVNSVHPGVMPPMRSSSAARNPDAPSPLLDHVPMRRVGLTSEVGNAVLFLASDEASYITGAELVVDGGLTAT; translated from the coding sequence ATGCGGCTTGAGGGCAAGGTTGCGATTATTACGGGCGGCGCGAATGGGATGGGCGCCGAAGAGTGCCGCATTCTCTCGCGCGAAGGCGCTAAAGTCGTCATCGCGGATGTAATGGAAGACGAAGGGCGGCAGGTCGAGGCGGAGATTGCCGAGTCAGGCGGCGATGCCGTGTTCATGCGGTTGGATGTTACGGACGAAGACAACTGGAACACAGTCGTCGCCGATACGGTCGCGCGCTTCGACAAGCTGGACATTCTGGTGAACAACGCGGGCATCAGCGGCTCGCACAATCCTGACACTATGAGCACCGAGGCGTGGGACACCTTCATGGACATCAACGCGAAGGGCGTGTTTCTGGGCATGAAGTGCGCCATACCCAAGATGAAGAACGCGGGCGGCGGCTCTATCGTGAACATATCGTCCATCAGCGGCATCGTCGGGCAGCAAGGCAATCACATGGGGTACAATGCGTCTAAGGGTGCGGTGCGCATCGTCACCAAATCGGCGGCGGTGCAGTACGCGCAAGACGGTATCCGTGTGAACTCCGTGCATCCGGGCGTCATGCCGCCGATGCGTTCATCAAGTGCGGCGCGAAACCCGGACGCGCCAAGCCCTCTGCTGGACCATGTTCCGATGCGGCGTGTCGGGCTGACATCAGAGGTCGGCAACGCGGTGCTGTTCTTGGCTTCCGACGAGGCGTCCTACATCACTGGTGCAGAGCTTGTCGTGGACGGCGGATTGACAGCGACTTAG
- a CDS encoding recombinase family protein — protein sequence MNDMTDLTPVALYARVSSDRQDVDLSVSAQLRALREYAEKNGYLVAREYVDEAESGRIADRP from the coding sequence ATGAACGATATGACCGACCTCACCCCAGTGGCCCTGTATGCAAGGGTGTCCAGCGACAGGCAGGACGTTGACCTGTCGGTGTCCGCGCAGCTTCGAGCGCTCAGGGAGTACGCCGAGAAGAACGGCTACCTGGTCGCACGCGAGTACGTGGACGAGGCCGAGAGCGGACGCATAGCGGACAGGCCTTAG
- a CDS encoding type II toxin-antitoxin system VapB family antitoxin translates to MTRTNVDIDDQACAEVMRRYHLATKREAINFALRTLAAETLSVQDARSLRGSGWDGDLDAMRSSRSL, encoded by the coding sequence ATGACTCGCACAAATGTGGACATTGACGATCAGGCGTGCGCCGAAGTAATGCGGCGTTATCACCTCGCCACCAAACGCGAGGCGATAAACTTCGCGCTGCGAACGCTTGCAGCCGAAACCCTATCGGTACAGGATGCTCGCTCACTTCGAGGAAGTGGTTGGGACGGCGACCTCGACGCCATGCGCTCCAGTCGTTCGCTATGA
- a CDS encoding PQQ-binding-like beta-propeller repeat protein, producing the protein MNSPDSEFCDRCWRRLSGSSAVSRDEAEASVLQWMRRRRMLRWARWSVAAALFVALCAGIANYYGAFERPLPPPSSGISAIAGADDWPMFLRDPLHSAAADVSTTPQGALKWRFDTDMPMFSSPAVVDGRLYLGSGDGRVIALDADTGALLWEHPVTGPVDSSPAVAGDSVFIGLRDGRVLSLHKDTGARQWEFPTGGIFATSPVVLEGILYIGSGDGKLYTLDAQTGQVRWEYQTNGHIASDPAINDDIVAVLSQDSYLHIVDKHTGRKRLDYHTKFARGSPALSGDWVYTADQIGLVTAIDWHKREVPFEKNVRWFRTQLWAWGALRELPPLKGLAWAAFVPGSMVASPIVTEDRLYVAAAEGEVYALDRETGDVLWTFEADGYFLSAMTLVGEGLFIGDRFGTLYAISADTGEELWRYKTGAPIGSTPVAANDMLYFTSEDGTLYALE; encoded by the coding sequence TTGAACTCGCCGGATAGCGAGTTTTGCGATAGGTGTTGGCGTCGCCTGTCGGGCAGCAGCGCCGTCAGCCGCGATGAGGCGGAGGCGTCCGTTCTGCAATGGATGCGCCGCCGTCGGATGCTGCGATGGGCGCGTTGGAGTGTTGCCGCCGCGCTGTTCGTTGCCCTGTGCGCCGGCATTGCGAACTACTACGGCGCATTCGAGCGTCCTCTGCCTCCGCCGTCATCCGGCATCAGCGCGATCGCCGGCGCGGACGACTGGCCGATGTTCCTGCGAGACCCGCTTCACTCTGCCGCCGCAGATGTCTCCACAACGCCGCAAGGCGCGCTGAAGTGGCGGTTCGACACCGACATGCCGATGTTCTCGTCCCCGGCGGTCGTGGACGGTCGGCTGTATCTCGGCTCCGGCGACGGCCGCGTGATCGCGCTGGACGCCGACACGGGCGCGCTGCTATGGGAGCATCCCGTAACCGGACCTGTCGATTCGTCGCCGGCGGTGGCGGGCGACAGTGTGTTCATCGGGCTGCGCGACGGCCGCGTACTGTCGCTGCACAAGGACACCGGCGCGCGGCAGTGGGAGTTCCCCACGGGCGGCATATTCGCCACCTCGCCGGTGGTGCTGGAGGGCATCTTGTACATCGGCAGCGGCGACGGCAAACTGTACACGCTGGACGCGCAGACCGGGCAGGTGCGCTGGGAATACCAGACGAACGGGCACATCGCGTCCGACCCGGCGATAAACGACGACATCGTTGCGGTGCTGTCGCAAGATAGCTACCTGCACATCGTGGACAAGCACACTGGCAGAAAGCGGCTAGACTACCACACCAAGTTCGCGCGCGGCTCGCCTGCGCTGAGCGGCGATTGGGTGTACACGGCAGACCAGATAGGGCTTGTTACGGCGATAGATTGGCACAAGCGCGAGGTGCCGTTCGAGAAGAATGTGCGCTGGTTCCGGACGCAGCTCTGGGCGTGGGGTGCGCTGCGCGAACTGCCGCCGCTGAAAGGCTTGGCGTGGGCGGCGTTCGTGCCGGGCAGCATGGTAGCTTCGCCAATCGTTACGGAGGATAGGCTGTATGTCGCGGCGGCGGAGGGGGAGGTGTATGCGCTTGACAGGGAGACAGGCGATGTGCTGTGGACATTCGAGGCGGACGGCTACTTCCTGTCCGCGATGACGCTGGTAGGCGAAGGGCTGTTCATCGGCGACCGGTTCGGCACGCTGTACGCCATAAGCGCCGACACCGGCGAAGAACTATGGCGCTACAAAACCGGCGCGCCCATTGGCTCAACGCCCGTAGCCGCGAACGATATGCTGTATTTCACGTCCGAAGACGGAACGCTGTACGCGCTAGAGTAA
- a CDS encoding DUF4392 domain-containing protein has translation MTIEDIILDNDRRGISHLRPYVPADFCDRAAQFVLDNPGTAFIVTGFYILDAGLIETDGPPGAIAIGNALEQLGYNVAYVTDSYGTAVMEGTKSNAASVIDFPIAGDAESEAFAQQLISEHDPSVIIAIERCGFTHDRKYRNMRGRDISQYTARADYLFRHHERTVGIGDGGNEIGMGNVANEVTTVESLVKEPCVTEVSELVLASVSNWGGYGLAASLSKLSGKNLLPTVEEDMATIRRTADIGAVDGMSGIQEYKADGFTLEENAETLRALHALL, from the coding sequence ATGACCATCGAAGACATCATCCTCGACAACGACCGCAGGGGCATCTCCCACCTGCGCCCTTATGTGCCGGCGGACTTCTGCGACCGCGCCGCGCAGTTTGTGCTGGATAACCCCGGCACTGCTTTCATCGTAACCGGCTTCTACATCCTCGACGCCGGGCTAATCGAGACCGACGGGCCGCCCGGCGCAATCGCCATCGGCAACGCGCTCGAGCAGCTCGGCTACAATGTCGCCTATGTTACCGACTCATACGGCACGGCGGTGATGGAAGGCACGAAGAGCAACGCGGCGAGTGTCATCGACTTCCCCATCGCGGGCGACGCGGAGAGCGAGGCGTTCGCGCAGCAACTCATATCCGAGCACGACCCGTCCGTCATCATCGCCATAGAACGCTGCGGCTTCACGCACGACCGCAAGTATCGCAACATGCGCGGGCGCGACATCTCGCAGTACACCGCGCGCGCTGACTACTTGTTCCGCCATCACGAGCGCACGGTGGGCATCGGCGACGGCGGCAACGAGATAGGCATGGGCAATGTCGCCAATGAGGTAACGACCGTCGAATCGCTGGTGAAAGAGCCGTGCGTAACGGAGGTGTCCGAGCTAGTGCTGGCGAGCGTGTCCAACTGGGGCGGCTACGGCTTGGCGGCGTCGCTTTCCAAGCTAAGCGGCAAGAACCTGCTGCCGACAGTCGAAGAAGACATGGCGACAATCCGCCGGACCGCCGACATCGGTGCGGTGGACGGAATGAGCGGCATACAAGAGTATAAGGCGGACGGCTTCACGCTAGAAGAAAACGCCGAGACCCTGCGCGCGCTACACGCTCTGCTCTGA
- a CDS encoding ABC transporter substrate-binding protein, with the protein MTVSEDVQSLIARSAQLGGCLMLAKHKRFTALAMLIGAIALLAMACSQPAPAAPAAPAGPSADEIRAIIQEEVANVPAPEPMMMPEPAPAGPSAEEIAMMVQEAVEDAVPEGADAAEIGEMVESAVMMAQEDSLSGDDIEDLVSMAVMDAVESQPEPLSASEVEAIVAAAISAIPTPEPMMMPEPMMMGPSGDPIKIGTLFSYTGGLAPYGPAIRNGSDLAAELINDAGGVLGRPVEPVHRDSGSSAQVATDSARGLITTEGVQAIVGALSSGVTIPVAQSVTIPNNTILMSPASTSPAISVLEDGDYVFRTAPSDAAQGVILARLAHELGYESAATIYINNPYGEGLSRVFTEHFEAAGGTVTAQVPHEDELPTYLSELENATADSPDVLVAMSYPIAAEVYLREAIEGGLIDTFLFVDGTKNQDMFDNLAQEGLNGMYGTAPGGEESDSKALYNYLSQERFGEEPGLFSGEAFDAMAIIALAVEKAGTYESEAVRDALREVAAPPGIIVGPGEFAYAIELIQAGEDINYEGVSGSHDFDANGDVFNTIEIWMIEDGTITSTGRFETP; encoded by the coding sequence ATGACAGTCTCGGAAGATGTGCAATCATTAATCGCGCGTTCAGCGCAATTGGGAGGATGCTTAATGTTGGCGAAGCACAAGCGATTCACGGCTCTTGCAATGCTCATCGGCGCTATCGCGCTGCTGGCTATGGCTTGCAGTCAGCCCGCTCCGGCGGCTCCGGCGGCGCCTGCGGGTCCGTCTGCTGACGAGATTCGTGCAATCATTCAAGAAGAAGTGGCGAATGTACCGGCTCCCGAGCCTATGATGATGCCTGAGCCGGCGCCCGCCGGACCGTCTGCAGAAGAGATTGCTATGATGGTGCAAGAGGCGGTCGAGGACGCTGTCCCCGAAGGCGCGGACGCTGCCGAAATCGGCGAAATGGTCGAGAGCGCGGTTATGATGGCGCAGGAAGACTCGCTGTCCGGCGACGACATCGAAGATTTGGTGTCGATGGCGGTGATGGATGCGGTTGAGTCGCAGCCCGAGCCGCTCAGCGCCAGTGAAGTCGAGGCTATCGTGGCGGCTGCCATATCCGCCATTCCTACGCCTGAACCTATGATGATGCCAGAACCCATGATGATGGGTCCGTCCGGCGATCCCATCAAGATTGGCACCCTGTTCTCCTACACCGGCGGTCTCGCGCCTTACGGACCCGCAATCCGCAACGGCTCCGACCTCGCAGCCGAGCTCATCAACGACGCAGGCGGCGTTCTTGGCAGGCCCGTAGAGCCTGTGCATCGCGACAGCGGCAGCTCGGCGCAGGTCGCGACTGACTCCGCTCGCGGTCTCATCACGACAGAAGGCGTGCAGGCTATCGTTGGTGCGCTATCCAGCGGCGTTACCATCCCTGTAGCGCAGTCCGTTACCATCCCCAACAACACCATACTAATGTCGCCGGCGAGCACATCGCCCGCCATCAGCGTGTTGGAAGACGGCGACTACGTGTTCCGCACCGCGCCGTCAGACGCGGCGCAGGGCGTCATTCTGGCGCGGCTGGCGCACGAACTTGGCTACGAATCTGCGGCGACTATTTACATCAACAACCCGTACGGCGAAGGTCTGTCGCGCGTGTTCACCGAGCACTTCGAGGCTGCGGGCGGCACGGTTACCGCGCAGGTACCGCACGAAGACGAACTGCCTACATACTTGTCCGAACTCGAGAACGCCACCGCAGACAGCCCCGATGTGCTGGTAGCCATGAGCTACCCAATAGCGGCTGAGGTGTATCTGCGCGAGGCAATCGAAGGCGGACTAATCGACACATTCCTGTTCGTGGACGGCACGAAAAACCAGGACATGTTCGACAACCTGGCTCAGGAAGGGCTGAACGGCATGTACGGCACCGCACCCGGCGGCGAGGAGAGCGATTCCAAGGCGCTGTACAACTACCTGTCGCAAGAACGCTTCGGCGAAGAGCCGGGCTTGTTCAGCGGCGAGGCGTTCGATGCGATGGCAATCATCGCGCTCGCGGTGGAGAAGGCAGGCACTTACGAGTCCGAAGCCGTGCGAGACGCGCTGCGTGAGGTCGCAGCGCCGCCCGGCATTATCGTCGGACCGGGCGAGTTCGCCTACGCCATCGAGCTGATACAGGCTGGCGAGGACATCAACTACGAAGGCGTCTCCGGTTCGCACGACTTCGACGCGAACGGCGATGTGTTCAACACCATCGAAATCTGGATGATCGAAGATGGCACGATAACCTCAACCGGCCGCTTCGAGACGCCATAA